One genomic region from Paramormyrops kingsleyae isolate MSU_618 chromosome 24, PKINGS_0.4, whole genome shotgun sequence encodes:
- the LOC140582160 gene encoding uncharacterized protein isoform X3 yields MMWTDLSGHHAPLLPANGKRDLRCISAATSTIMRMVLNHSKPVVLLSTHCSCVAGSALCNHLVALLYQTAHYSQLNIPAVPPVHSCTDTEQIWHKPRTLGVRPGPVGQMEIRNPRNSTTDCIRSSLYKALDGEMPNLAMLRVSEVYKDFTPSFAPLVTTMGMSAAVPLVQSAFGPVQAGSVLSFQQKQQAMREIINIPSAPALPSLPIDSYRLEPPSCAYVLSAQEHLHLKSLEVSFNMAHRIEAATKGQSSCQEWHRLRRLRVTSTRFHEICHVGGHTSAENLAERIFRGTGQTQDMRRGIDMEPLVVKEYCVLKNANYSPCGFIVHPDAPWLGSSPDGVIFDPSGNPPFGLLDIKCPNVQSYVDCPYIKMIGGALKLKRQHKYYCQVQGQMLLTGLEWCDFVVCAQEDMLVERIYKDLDIMQTIRDRADYFFFYHYIQKCLQ; encoded by the exons ATGATGTGGACAGACTTGTCAGGACATCATGCCCCACTCCTTCCAGCAAACGGGAAAAGGGATTTAAGATGTATATCGGCAGCTACATCGACAATTATGAGG ATGGTGTTAAATCACTcaaaacctgttgttttgttGAGCACCCATTGTTCCTGTGTGGCTGGCTCTGCCTTATGCAATCATTTGGTTGCACTTCTTTATCAGACTGCTCATTATTCGCAGCTAAACATTCCTGCTGTACCCCCGGTGCACAGCTGCACAGACACTGAGCAGATCTGGCATAAACCAAGGACACTG GGTGTTAGGCCAGGCCCAGTTGGACAAATGGAGATTCGAAATCCCAGAAATTCCACAACAGACTGCATAAG gAGTTCTCTCTACAAGGCGTTGGATGGGGAAATGCCGAATCTTGCCATGTTGAGAGTATCAGAGGTGTACAAGGACTTTACCCCTTCATTTGCTCCCTTGGTAACAACAATGGGCATGTCGGCTGCTGTCCCGTTAGTCCAGTCTGCTTTCGGACCTGTCCAGGCAGGGAGCGTGCTGTCCTTTCAGCAGAAACAACAGGCAATGCGGGAAATCATCAACATCCCATCTGCCCCTGCCTTACCTTCCCTTCCCATCGACAGCTATAGACTCGAACCACCTTCCTGTGCCTATGTTCTATCAGCACAGGAACATTTGCATTTGAAGTCTCTGGAGGTGTCATTCAACATGGCACACAGGATAGAAGCTGCTACAAAAGGGCAGAGTTCGTGCCAGGAGTGGCATCGTCTGAGAAGATTGAGAGTGACATCTACACGTTTCCATGAGATATGCCATGTTGGTGGACATACATCTGCTGAGAATCTGGCTGAGAGGATTTTCAGGGGGACTGGTCAGACCCAGGACATGAGGAGAGGTATTGATATGGAGCCACTCGTAGTCAAAGAGTATTGCGTGCTTAAAAATGCGAACTATTCACCATGCGGGTTCATTGTACACCCTGATGCTCCTTGGCTAGGTAGCTCTCCTGATGGAGTCATCTTTGATCCCTCTGGGAACCCACCTTTTGGTCTCCTTGATATCAAATGCCCCAATGTCCAGAGCTATGTGGACTGCCCCTATATAAAAATGATAGGTGGTGCTTTGAAACTCAAGAGGCAGCACAAGTACTACTGTCAAGTTCAAGGTCAGATGCTCTTGACAGGGCTAGAGTGGTGTGATTTTGTTGTTTGTGCTCAGGAGGACATGCTAGTTGAGCGAATATATAAAGACCTTGATATAATGCAAACCATTAGAGACAGAGcagattattttttcttttaccaCTACATACAAAAGTGTTTGCAGTAA
- the LOC140582160 gene encoding uncharacterized protein isoform X4, with protein sequence MPRSSSETTGTPLIVPTSAPSCFPPPPPPPPPPPPPPANIQGPKQKTSHRQGSGAGPTNGPNMVDVLAELPHIKLRPVLRSPGGTPVTRRGLTQGTPMPSEDIAAILAEADDRCLQDLPRLTVNDVDRLVRTSCPTPSSKREKGFKMYIGSYIDNYEAKHSCCTPGAQLHRH encoded by the exons atgccccggagcagttcggagaccactgggactcctcttatagtccccacttcagctccaagctgtttcccgccccctcctcctcctccaccgcctcctcctcctccgcctgctaatatccagggcccgaagcagaagacgagtcatcgtcagggaagtggcgcaggacccaccaatggccccaacatggtggatgttctggcggagctgccgcacattaaactgcgcccagtgctgaggtcgccaggtgggacgccagtgacgaggaggggactgacgcaggggacgcccatgccctcagaagACATTGCTGCCATCTTAGCAGAggctgatga TCGCTGTCTTCAAGACCTACCTCGTCTGACAGTCAATGATGTGGACAGACTTGTCAGGACATCATGCCCCACTCCTTCCAGCAAACGGGAAAAGGGATTTAAGATGTATATCGGCAGCTACATCGACAATTATGAGG CTAAACATTCCTGCTGTACCCCCGGTGCACAGCTGCACAGACACTGA
- the LOC140582160 gene encoding uncharacterized protein isoform X2 — MYIGSYIDNYEVSMKNKVTGEVSVRAVCHRSMRKSEKPHDLRMVLNHSKPVVLLSTHCSCVAGSALCNHLVALLYQTAHYSQLNIPAVPPVHSCTDTEQIWHKPRTLGVRPGPVGQMEIRNPRNSTTDCIRSSLYKALDGEMPNLAMLRVSEVYKDFTPSFAPLVTTMGMSAAVPLVQSAFGPVQAGSVLSFQQKQQAMREIINIPSAPALPSLPIDSYRLEPPSCAYVLSAQEHLHLKSLEVSFNMAHRIEAATKGQSSCQEWHRLRRLRVTSTRFHEICHVGGHTSAENLAERIFRGTGQTQDMRRGIDMEPLVVKEYCVLKNANYSPCGFIVHPDAPWLGSSPDGVIFDPSGNPPFGLLDIKCPNVQSYVDCPYIKMIGGALKLKRQHKYYCQVQGQMLLTGLEWCDFVVCAQEDMLVERIYKDLDIMQTIRDRADYFFFYHYIQKCLQ, encoded by the exons ATGTATATCGGCAGCTACATCGACAATTATGAGG TGTCAATGAAAAACAAGGTGACAGGAGAGGTCAGCGTGAGGGCAGTCTGTCATAGATCAATGAGGAAAAGTGAAAAGCCACACGACTTGAGA ATGGTGTTAAATCACTcaaaacctgttgttttgttGAGCACCCATTGTTCCTGTGTGGCTGGCTCTGCCTTATGCAATCATTTGGTTGCACTTCTTTATCAGACTGCTCATTATTCGCAGCTAAACATTCCTGCTGTACCCCCGGTGCACAGCTGCACAGACACTGAGCAGATCTGGCATAAACCAAGGACACTG GGTGTTAGGCCAGGCCCAGTTGGACAAATGGAGATTCGAAATCCCAGAAATTCCACAACAGACTGCATAAG gAGTTCTCTCTACAAGGCGTTGGATGGGGAAATGCCGAATCTTGCCATGTTGAGAGTATCAGAGGTGTACAAGGACTTTACCCCTTCATTTGCTCCCTTGGTAACAACAATGGGCATGTCGGCTGCTGTCCCGTTAGTCCAGTCTGCTTTCGGACCTGTCCAGGCAGGGAGCGTGCTGTCCTTTCAGCAGAAACAACAGGCAATGCGGGAAATCATCAACATCCCATCTGCCCCTGCCTTACCTTCCCTTCCCATCGACAGCTATAGACTCGAACCACCTTCCTGTGCCTATGTTCTATCAGCACAGGAACATTTGCATTTGAAGTCTCTGGAGGTGTCATTCAACATGGCACACAGGATAGAAGCTGCTACAAAAGGGCAGAGTTCGTGCCAGGAGTGGCATCGTCTGAGAAGATTGAGAGTGACATCTACACGTTTCCATGAGATATGCCATGTTGGTGGACATACATCTGCTGAGAATCTGGCTGAGAGGATTTTCAGGGGGACTGGTCAGACCCAGGACATGAGGAGAGGTATTGATATGGAGCCACTCGTAGTCAAAGAGTATTGCGTGCTTAAAAATGCGAACTATTCACCATGCGGGTTCATTGTACACCCTGATGCTCCTTGGCTAGGTAGCTCTCCTGATGGAGTCATCTTTGATCCCTCTGGGAACCCACCTTTTGGTCTCCTTGATATCAAATGCCCCAATGTCCAGAGCTATGTGGACTGCCCCTATATAAAAATGATAGGTGGTGCTTTGAAACTCAAGAGGCAGCACAAGTACTACTGTCAAGTTCAAGGTCAGATGCTCTTGACAGGGCTAGAGTGGTGTGATTTTGTTGTTTGTGCTCAGGAGGACATGCTAGTTGAGCGAATATATAAAGACCTTGATATAATGCAAACCATTAGAGACAGAGcagattattttttcttttaccaCTACATACAAAAGTGTTTGCAGTAA
- the LOC140582160 gene encoding uncharacterized protein isoform X1: protein MPRSSSETTGTPLIVPTSAPSCFPPPPPPPPPPPPPPANIQGPKQKTSHRQGSGAGPTNGPNMVDVLAELPHIKLRPVLRSPGGTPVTRRGLTQGTPMPSEDIAAILAEADDRCLQDLPRLTVNDVDRLVRTSCPTPSSKREKGFKMYIGSYIDNYEVSMKNKVTGEVSVRAVCHRSMRKSEKPHDLRMVLNHSKPVVLLSTHCSCVAGSALCNHLVALLYQTAHYSQLNIPAVPPVHSCTDTEQIWHKPRTLGVRPGPVGQMEIRNPRNSTTDCIRSSLYKALDGEMPNLAMLRVSEVYKDFTPSFAPLVTTMGMSAAVPLVQSAFGPVQAGSVLSFQQKQQAMREIINIPSAPALPSLPIDSYRLEPPSCAYVLSAQEHLHLKSLEVSFNMAHRIEAATKGQSSCQEWHRLRRLRVTSTRFHEICHVGGHTSAENLAERIFRGTGQTQDMRRGIDMEPLVVKEYCVLKNANYSPCGFIVHPDAPWLGSSPDGVIFDPSGNPPFGLLDIKCPNVQSYVDCPYIKMIGGALKLKRQHKYYCQVQGQMLLTGLEWCDFVVCAQEDMLVERIYKDLDIMQTIRDRADYFFFYHYIQKCLQ, encoded by the exons atgccccggagcagttcggagaccactgggactcctcttatagtccccacttcagctccaagctgtttcccgccccctcctcctcctccaccgcctcctcctcctccgcctgctaatatccagggcccgaagcagaagacgagtcatcgtcagggaagtggcgcaggacccaccaatggccccaacatggtggatgttctggcggagctgccgcacattaaactgcgcccagtgctgaggtcgccaggtgggacgccagtgacgaggaggggactgacgcaggggacgcccatgccctcagaagACATTGCTGCCATCTTAGCAGAggctgatga TCGCTGTCTTCAAGACCTACCTCGTCTGACAGTCAATGATGTGGACAGACTTGTCAGGACATCATGCCCCACTCCTTCCAGCAAACGGGAAAAGGGATTTAAGATGTATATCGGCAGCTACATCGACAATTATGAGG TGTCAATGAAAAACAAGGTGACAGGAGAGGTCAGCGTGAGGGCAGTCTGTCATAGATCAATGAGGAAAAGTGAAAAGCCACACGACTTGAGA ATGGTGTTAAATCACTcaaaacctgttgttttgttGAGCACCCATTGTTCCTGTGTGGCTGGCTCTGCCTTATGCAATCATTTGGTTGCACTTCTTTATCAGACTGCTCATTATTCGCAGCTAAACATTCCTGCTGTACCCCCGGTGCACAGCTGCACAGACACTGAGCAGATCTGGCATAAACCAAGGACACTG GGTGTTAGGCCAGGCCCAGTTGGACAAATGGAGATTCGAAATCCCAGAAATTCCACAACAGACTGCATAAG gAGTTCTCTCTACAAGGCGTTGGATGGGGAAATGCCGAATCTTGCCATGTTGAGAGTATCAGAGGTGTACAAGGACTTTACCCCTTCATTTGCTCCCTTGGTAACAACAATGGGCATGTCGGCTGCTGTCCCGTTAGTCCAGTCTGCTTTCGGACCTGTCCAGGCAGGGAGCGTGCTGTCCTTTCAGCAGAAACAACAGGCAATGCGGGAAATCATCAACATCCCATCTGCCCCTGCCTTACCTTCCCTTCCCATCGACAGCTATAGACTCGAACCACCTTCCTGTGCCTATGTTCTATCAGCACAGGAACATTTGCATTTGAAGTCTCTGGAGGTGTCATTCAACATGGCACACAGGATAGAAGCTGCTACAAAAGGGCAGAGTTCGTGCCAGGAGTGGCATCGTCTGAGAAGATTGAGAGTGACATCTACACGTTTCCATGAGATATGCCATGTTGGTGGACATACATCTGCTGAGAATCTGGCTGAGAGGATTTTCAGGGGGACTGGTCAGACCCAGGACATGAGGAGAGGTATTGATATGGAGCCACTCGTAGTCAAAGAGTATTGCGTGCTTAAAAATGCGAACTATTCACCATGCGGGTTCATTGTACACCCTGATGCTCCTTGGCTAGGTAGCTCTCCTGATGGAGTCATCTTTGATCCCTCTGGGAACCCACCTTTTGGTCTCCTTGATATCAAATGCCCCAATGTCCAGAGCTATGTGGACTGCCCCTATATAAAAATGATAGGTGGTGCTTTGAAACTCAAGAGGCAGCACAAGTACTACTGTCAAGTTCAAGGTCAGATGCTCTTGACAGGGCTAGAGTGGTGTGATTTTGTTGTTTGTGCTCAGGAGGACATGCTAGTTGAGCGAATATATAAAGACCTTGATATAATGCAAACCATTAGAGACAGAGcagattattttttcttttaccaCTACATACAAAAGTGTTTGCAGTAA